The Populus trichocarpa isolate Nisqually-1 chromosome 18, P.trichocarpa_v4.1, whole genome shotgun sequence genomic interval AATATAATTAGGGCTCAGAGCacatcactatatatatattccaagcCCAATCACTCCATGTAAACTAGCTAATTGCCTTCAAAAGGACTTTTCTAAAAGCTCTGCTACGTACTGGATATATAGTTAATTACTAGCTAGGATAGCTTCCAAGCTTTACCACCATTGATGCTGAATTTCTTAAGCCTTCCGAAGAACATTACTAAGATGAGGATAAATTTTCCCATGTTACTCCACCTTCCAACAAATCCAAACCATGCATCCTTGCACGAGCTATCAGGTTCAAGTTGTCGTTTGCAGCTATAGCCAGTTGAGAACCCGACATTTCCATATGCACTacaaaatgattgatttttcaatatggagtttgttaaataaattatgcaCGCATGCAGTCAATCATAGATtttgattatataataaaaataaatgatttggACAGTCGTTCTCTGTGATAAGAATTTATGATACCTTACGACTTCTATGGTGATATTGAGTACGTTGAAGTTGAGGGGGTCTTTCTTCAACTTCTCTCTCTCTGAGACGCAAATGAGAATCACAAAGATGGCTAAGGTAGATAAAGGTGAGAACAACAGGCACTGAACCAAAGACTTCCTttggtttttgcatttttgGCCAGTTTCTGAATCAACCTCTTCCTGTTGCTTTTTCGGCATAAATGAAGTGTATGGTGGGAGATACCTGCAAACacagaaataaatataaaaataaaaataaatccaagatTACATAATTAGATGTGCTTTATATATTTAGTCAACCTTAATGGTTAAGCATTAAATTCTCCAAAGAAGCAGGGGTCAAGGCCAGCACTCGACCTCATTATGTTTTCTCTCCTTTAAAGACAACTCGgaacttttttctttgaatttaaatatatatatattcttgaagaAGCTAAGACTTTTAGAAGAAATGAAATATCAGAGATGATTTTATTCCAGTTGAAACGAATTTGAGCTTGAAAGGGACAATTCTTCATACAGCAACAACAAGAATCAAATATATGCATGTAATATACTTTATGATAAGCTTCTAGTACTGTTCAATGCATGATTAATAGATTTGATTCTACTTGCAttgtcaaaataatatattttggattttttttttcattttaaagtaGCTAATCTTTATATTAGAGATCCACTTCTTGGTTGTTTATCATAtctaaagtaattaattaattaattaaggtcTGTAGTGCTTTTGggacaattaaattaaatagggTTTATACTCCATCCACTTTCAATGGATTAATCCATATACATAcattatatatagatagatagcCATGcacgataaaataaaaaataggaagagaaaaaaataatatatatattaaggagagagagagttaacTATCTGCTGCATGGCCAAACACAAAATGATCCAGAGAAACAAACCCAAAAtctaataatacaaaaaaataaaataaaatgggagGCTCAACTAgtataaaacttaaatattttaaataaaaataaaaagtcaacttaatattaaattcagtGCTATACAATGACCAGGCAAAATGGGAGGCTCAACTAGAAAAGTCATAATTATATATGGTCACGATCTAATTCTCCATGCATACATGATATCCATTTGGCGCAGAGAAAGGAGTTAATGGACAGGGTATGAGATCCCCCCACCATCGTTGTTGTGGTTGGATTTGACAGGAATTTTCTTTTGAGATCGAAACAATACTATTCGTTTGGGAATTGCAGGCCACATAACAGTGTAATGCGTAGCTCATACTTTTTGTGGCCAGTATTATGATTCCCAgtatttcaaaaagaaaagtatgagataagttgttttttttagtctcaatatatatatatatatatgagcttTAATGCATGTACTtcattcctaatttttttttagctcaaaTTAGTTATCATGCAACCtggaaaaaaatcttgattttcttaGTAAGCTTAAAAGTTTGGTACTTGAGAATTGCAATTTTCGTTTCtcctttagtttttctattgaataagaatttaattaagGATATATGGCTTGTGATCTTGAACGTTCAAAAAGtgaatttaaatatatcaagCTGATCATAGTaagtttgaaatatttaattttaaagctataaagaaaaataatcagaGTGACATTCTGAACAAATACAAAATTtgtaccaaaaacaaaaatccattcATAAGATTTAATGCATGGACTttccataattaaataaatatatcatgcaTAGATAGATACATGtacaataagaaagaaagacttaCATCATAACCACGAAGAGCACCAAGATTGCTGGAGAGATGATGGAGAGATCGACAATAGATTCACCGGTATGCCTTGAATTTACAACCTGAAACAATGCACCCATCAACTTCTGATAGGGATTCAGACCATCCATAGCTCCTGAATTCCACTCCATGGAGCAAAAGAGTATGAACTGCACCAGTATAAACCCCGAGACTGTGATAGCGAGAAGGCACGAATGAGAAAAGGATAGCAAATGGCCATAGCCCATCTCTCTAGTATTCATCAGAATGTATCTGAACTCCACTTTCCTAgtgattttctccaaaatccAGATCAGAAATCGCAGGCATGATGGGTATAATGTGTTTCCGAGAAGAATTTGAGGGATGAGAATGAGTAGGAGACCTGAATTCTTCTTGAAAGCTACCATGTTCTCATTTGTAGGCACAAAACCACAGTTGGAAAAGGTAGAGACTGTGGTGAACACAGAAAATGTCTGAATCTTAATTCCTTTACTGCCCAGGACTTGTCTTGCACTAGGAACAAGGCTTGTATACATAGCAACTAAACTAGAACCAGTTATGTGAACAACTGAAAAATAGCCCAAAGCCACACAAGCAAGGCTCTTAAGTGAGTTCAACTTGAGACTATGATCATTGTCTAAAGAGTTGAGATTACATTCTAGGTCTACATTGGTTGGTTTCTCAATCTCTAGCCCTGGAAAGTTGGTACGTTTTGGAGGATTGTGGTAAACAGAAGAGACTCTACTTTCCTTGGTTTCATGTTTAGAGAATTTGAACCTTGACAGATAAAGTCCAAGGATGGAAGTGAAGACCTCTCCACCCAATAACATCAAAATGGTCATGATGATAAGTTGGGTGTTAGAGAAGACCTCCATTTCCACCGTTGACATGCTTGAAACTGTTGCCGAAGAAACAGAAGTAAAGAAGATGTCAAGGCTTGCAGGCCTTAATGAGCCAGGTCTTGGCTTTGAAACCTTCAAAGCCATATGTCCAACCAAGGAAAGGATTACAAAATAAGCAAGTTGAACCCAAAAAGGGTGTATTTGAAAGACTAATACACGAAGGAAGGACCGGATTGAACACATGGAAGATTTATGGAAGCAACTTACTTTGTTGCAAAAGAAATTACGAGGGTGCTCTAATTTCTTACCAAAACAAGCAAAGCTCTTCATCTTTACtaacaagaaattaatttgcACCTCAATGGGATATGGTGTTTATAAAAGAGCAATACGGACCCTACTGAGCGAGCTAGCTTGCTAGTCGATAGAACACCAACTTTAGTTGGAATTCACTGTGAATGTGGCTGCTAATCATGCAAGCTTAGTGgaataatagaaaaagaaatcaaaggggTAGGAATGCTAGTTTATAGTATTTGGCAACTGTTTAGCGTAGGTTAGGTATGTGTAGAGAACGATCTGGCAAAACCAGAATATATGCAGTATGGGAATAGAAAGGtgattctaaacaaaaaatttcttttagcTTCAATTACAAGGTTTGAATCACGTTAGTGATACTTTAATGAGGTGACATATGAAAATTATTTAGcttttaatctttatatatatataatttaacattttaaagatATTCATGAAAGTATCAGAATAGAAAAGTGAGTCTAAACAAAAACTTTTGGTTTAGCTTGAATTATAAGGTTTGAATTAAGTAAGTGATGCTTTAATTATGAGATGACATTATTGATATTGTAATGAAATTAcatatatgaaaattatttaacttcTAATCTTTATGCCCTGTAACaatttcttcattaattgtGCACATGTATGCATACCACACGTATATACAACAAAGGATTACAAGTGTAGGAGTACTGTTCAGATTTCAGACGGAATTTTTTATGCCCagtaacaacaataatttaatttgatctagAATAATATTGTGCctttgtcttgttttattttaatttatttttcgaAAGAAAACATACATAGTTCAGCTTGTAAAAAGAGTTGGGAGTCCAGGATAAGGTTACACATCAAATAAGGCATGCGTTGTGCTGGACACTTCGACGTGACTCTAATGCGCTGGTTCGATTAGATATgtagtttgtttgttattagacAGAGTCAAGCTGATCTGCAACTTCAGTCATGATGGGCTTAACCTAATcccaaaattattatataaaataatatcgacaaacattttttttaccatgtccATGTGTTTATTGTTTAGCATTGAGCATTTGGGTTGCTTGAAAACTTGATGTTGGATTTTGATGAAATCTTGGAGATTTTAGACtgtattgagtttttttacgACCGTGTTCTTGTGTTGGTGGAGTAAATATTAGGCTTGGCTTAGTTGATGAGCTAATGGGATAATTGAATAAGTCACTACCTGGAGTGAGTTGACGGGGTAACATCCACGCTCACctaaaataacaagttttttttatcaaaatagaagATCATACGATGTTTAAGTTAGTGAATATAAGAGAAAAGATAATGTATATAATGCCAAACGATATCAAGTAAGGAAACAAGTTTTATAAACCAAGGAACACGGTATAAAAGACAACAGAAAAGTATTGACAGGGAGaaagaattttgataaatttattgcATAAAACAACAATTACAAGAAATAGGAAACAAATAGCCTCACATCACTCAAAATAATCACTCCCATATTAGCATCACACCAAAAAAGGATTACAATTTCAGAAACACAAATTGATGTGTCAATATGAAATCTTCAACTTCAGTAATAGGTTGAACATGAGGGATATTTGTTGGGGCAGTAGATTTAACCGAAGGTAAAGGACCATGATATGTTGTAAGGTCAGCTACATTAAAGACAAGATTGAACTGGAACTCCGATGGTAGATCAATTAAATAGAAATTGGTACTGAATTGTTTAAGAACCTTGAATATATAGACCACCCTTCTTGCATGAAGTTTGCCATAAATGCCAGGGGAAAACCTTTCTGGATGCAACCGAATTAATACAAGATCTCCTTCCTTAAATTGCATATCTCATTGGTGCAAATTGACATGAGCAGTATACTTGGTagtttattttgtcatttaactccttatattattattttttttttttagtttaacgtgggtgtccgggtcagcttgcgcgcacctcaactaatcccacaggtcctaaagttaacgaccatgtaagcctctagtggccatcatatgagcaaccatatggctcgaacctgagaccacagagaaagcaaatctcttggtcacaagctcttaccactgaacCACCACCTACATGGTTAACTCTTTATATTATTATGCAAAGAGGTCATGGGTGTTGCAAAATGTACCCCTAATTCACTGACTTTTTAGGGTAATGGTAAAGGGATAACATCGGTTGGTGCTCTAGGATGTAAACCATAGAATAATTTAAAAGGTgtacatatctttttttttttatttgttcttttagtCCACATAATAAGCCCGTCTAAAGAATGAAGTAAGCTTGACCCATTATAGTAGAAATTTACACCATTGCATTTCACCCAACTaacaaatcactaaaaaaaggaataatacaaatcattttaatatgtttttttttcataaaaaatcaagttattatTACGAGCATTCTGAACAGATCAAAGTATATCAAAAAGGAATTAGAATATCCAGATTTAAATCCCCCCACCTCTATTATTGTTAAACCTCATTTAATTGAGTGGAAGAAACCACTAATCTCagtgattataataataatcacttgATGATTCCATAGTTCGGTAATT includes:
- the LOC7470104 gene encoding sodium transporter HKT1, which produces MKSFACFGKKLEHPRNFFCNKVSCFHKSSMCSIRSFLRVLVFQIHPFWVQLAYFVILSLVGHMALKVSKPRPGSLRPASLDIFFTSVSSATVSSMSTVEMEVFSNTQLIIMTILMLLGGEVFTSILGLYLSRFKFSKHETKESRVSSVYHNPPKRTNFPGLEIEKPTNVDLECNLNSLDNDHSLKLNSLKSLACVALGYFSVVHITGSSLVAMYTSLVPSARQVLGSKGIKIQTFSVFTTVSTFSNCGFVPTNENMVAFKKNSGLLLILIPQILLGNTLYPSCLRFLIWILEKITRKVEFRYILMNTREMGYGHLLSFSHSCLLAITVSGFILVQFILFCSMEWNSGAMDGLNPYQKLMGALFQVVNSRHTGESIVDLSIISPAILVLFVVMMYLPPYTSFMPKKQQEEVDSETGQKCKNQRKSLVQCLLFSPLSTLAIFVILICVSEREKLKKDPLNFNVLNITIEVVSAYGNVGFSTGYSCKRQLEPDSSCKDAWFGFVGRWSNMGKFILILVMFFGRLKKFSINGGKAWKLS